One genomic segment of Thalassospiraceae bacterium LMO-SO8 includes these proteins:
- a CDS encoding helix-turn-helix domain-containing protein, which produces MASAKRDHLIDTALRLFARDGYHAVGIDRVIAEAGVARMTLYNHFKSKDELILAVLHRRDERFRNWFMRLTERAAPDAKGRMLATFDALDEWFASDDFTGCMFINAAAEYADPDDPIHRAAREHKNLLVDYFRNLASKAGAADPEALADGLVLLSEGAIVMAHVAGRKDAARKAKAAAEALIRDAGL; this is translated from the coding sequence ATGGCATCGGCGAAACGCGACCACCTGATCGATACGGCGCTGCGCCTGTTCGCCCGCGACGGCTATCACGCCGTGGGCATCGACCGGGTGATCGCCGAAGCGGGGGTCGCGCGCATGACCCTCTACAACCATTTCAAGTCGAAGGACGAGTTGATCCTGGCGGTCCTGCACCGGCGCGACGAACGGTTCCGCAACTGGTTCATGCGCCTGACCGAACGCGCCGCCCCCGACGCCAAAGGCCGGATGCTCGCCACCTTCGATGCCTTGGACGAATGGTTCGCCTCGGACGATTTCACCGGCTGCATGTTCATCAATGCCGCCGCCGAATACGCCGATCCGGATGACCCCATTCACCGCGCGGCCCGCGAACACAAGAACCTGCTCGTGGATTATTTCCGCAATCTGGCGTCCAAGGCCGGAGCCGCCGATCCGGAGGCCCTGGCCGACGGACTTGTCCTCTTGTCCGAAGGGGCCATCGTCATGGCCCACGTGGCCGGCCGCAAGGATGCGGCGCGCAAGGCCAAGGCGGCGGCCGAGGCGCTGATCCGCGACGCAGGATTATAA
- a CDS encoding alpha/beta hydrolase yields MPITQNSLFLFIVAVAAGFVLALGVVAAAAAADRPFVLQGVGQESARGSLPEVVHKRADVGGLEIFYREAGPKSAPTVLLLHGFPSSSSMFRNLIPALADRYHVVAPDYPGFGQSAMPAADAFDYSFDNLARVVEAFTEKLGLTAYSLYVMDYGAPVGYRLAVKHPKRVQGLIIQNGNAYEEGLEAFWDPLRAYWRDRNETTAGPVAAFLKLEATKWQYTQGTRNPQAISPDAWTVDQYYLDRPGNKDIQMQLFYDYGSNPPKYPEWQAYFRRHQPPALIVWGKNDPIFPASGAHPYKRDLKNVDFHLLDTGHFALEEDGDKIARLIRRFLDTNVN; encoded by the coding sequence ATGCCCATCACCCAGAATTCCCTGTTCTTGTTCATCGTTGCCGTGGCGGCGGGATTCGTGCTCGCCCTTGGCGTCGTCGCGGCGGCGGCTGCGGCCGACAGGCCCTTCGTCCTTCAAGGCGTCGGGCAGGAAAGCGCCCGCGGTTCGTTGCCTGAGGTCGTGCACAAGAGGGCAGATGTCGGCGGACTTGAAATCTTCTACCGGGAGGCCGGGCCCAAGTCCGCGCCGACCGTGCTGCTGCTGCACGGGTTCCCGTCGTCGTCGTCCATGTTCCGCAATCTCATTCCGGCCCTTGCCGACCGCTACCATGTGGTGGCGCCGGACTATCCCGGGTTCGGTCAGTCGGCCATGCCCGCCGCCGATGCCTTCGACTATTCCTTCGACAATCTCGCCCGCGTGGTCGAGGCGTTCACGGAAAAACTCGGCCTCACGGCCTATAGTCTCTACGTGATGGATTACGGCGCGCCCGTCGGATACCGCCTGGCGGTCAAGCACCCGAAGCGCGTCCAAGGCCTGATCATCCAGAACGGCAACGCCTATGAAGAGGGGCTGGAGGCGTTCTGGGATCCGCTGCGCGCCTATTGGCGGGACCGTAACGAAACCACCGCAGGCCCTGTCGCCGCGTTCCTGAAATTGGAGGCGACCAAGTGGCAATACACCCAGGGGACCCGCAACCCGCAAGCCATCAGTCCCGATGCCTGGACCGTCGATCAGTACTACCTCGACCGGCCGGGCAATAAGGATATTCAGATGCAGTTGTTCTATGACTATGGCTCCAACCCGCCCAAGTATCCGGAATGGCAGGCCTATTTCCGCCGCCATCAGCCGCCGGCCCTGATCGTGTGGGGCAAGAACGATCCGATCTTTCCGGCGTCCGGCGCCCATCCCTACAAGCGCGACCTGAAGAACGTGGATTTCCATCTGTTGGACACGGGTCACTTCGCCCTGGAAGAAGACGGCGATAAGATCGCCCGCCTGATCCGGCGGTTCCTCGACACCAACGTCAACTGA
- a CDS encoding pyridoxamine 5'-phosphate oxidase family protein, which produces MNKPTSDVAFTDTVKAIQERKGSRKGYARMEDKGGWSDRVTDDLAAFIAARDSFYLATANADGQPYIQHRGGKPGFLKVLDGKTLAFADFAGNRQYVTQGNLEDNPKAFIFLMDYANRRRVKIWGSARVVEDDAALIQNLTDADYTDGTPERAVVFEIAAWDVNCPQHIMPRFTEADIARAVQPLHDRIRELESQLAVAGLPTNASS; this is translated from the coding sequence ATGAACAAGCCCACCAGCGACGTCGCCTTCACCGATACGGTGAAGGCCATCCAGGAACGCAAGGGATCGCGCAAGGGATACGCGCGGATGGAGGACAAGGGCGGCTGGAGCGACCGGGTCACGGATGACTTGGCGGCCTTCATCGCGGCCCGCGATTCCTTTTATCTGGCGACCGCCAATGCGGACGGTCAGCCCTATATCCAGCACCGCGGCGGCAAGCCGGGATTCCTCAAGGTGCTGGACGGCAAAACTCTCGCCTTCGCCGACTTTGCCGGCAACCGGCAGTACGTCACCCAGGGCAATCTGGAGGACAACCCCAAGGCATTTATCTTCCTGATGGATTACGCCAACCGCCGACGGGTCAAGATCTGGGGCTCCGCGCGCGTGGTCGAGGACGATGCAGCGCTGATCCAGAACCTGACCGATGCCGATTATACGGACGGCACGCCGGAACGGGCGGTGGTGTTCGAAATCGCGGCGTGGGACGTCAACTGTCCGCAGCACATCATGCCGCGCTTCACCGAAGCGGACATCGCCCGCGCCGTGCAGCCGCTGCACGACCGCATCCGGGAACTCGAATCCCAGTTGGCCGTCGCCGGCCTGCCCACGAACGCCTCGTCCTGA
- a CDS encoding nuclear transport factor 2 family protein, giving the protein MSDTRPPVPPFTRETAAQKARMAEDAWNTRDPIRVSLAYTPDSRWRNRSDFFEGREAIVEFLTRKWERELDYKLIKELWAFDGNRIAVRFQYEYHDAAGNWFRAYGNENWEFDENGLMSWRQASINDVAIKEAERKFTWEGDGPRPVDFPGLTELGL; this is encoded by the coding sequence ATGTCCGATACCCGCCCGCCCGTGCCGCCATTCACCCGCGAGACGGCCGCCCAAAAGGCCCGCATGGCCGAGGATGCCTGGAACACGCGCGATCCCATCAGGGTTTCCCTGGCCTATACGCCGGACAGCCGCTGGCGTAACCGCTCCGATTTCTTCGAGGGGCGCGAGGCGATTGTCGAATTTCTGACCCGCAAGTGGGAAAGGGAGCTGGACTATAAACTCATCAAGGAACTTTGGGCCTTCGACGGCAACCGCATTGCCGTGCGCTTTCAGTACGAGTACCACGATGCCGCCGGCAACTGGTTCCGCGCCTACGGCAATGAGAACTGGGAATTCGACGAAAACGGTCTGATGTCCTGGCGCCAGGCCTCGATCAACGATGTCGCCATCAAGGAAGCCGAGCGCAAATTCACCTGGGAGGGCGACGGCCCCCGTCCGGTGGACTTTCCCGGATTAACCGAGCTTGGCCTTTAG